From Microbacterium invictum, the proteins below share one genomic window:
- the katG gene encoding catalase/peroxidase HPI, with the protein MTEHDPTTAGIGEDVTDIDQSVTVSDADEARVEEAATCPVVHSLPHPTAGRASDVWWPNQLNLRILKKNPAVGNPLGEDFDYRAAFEALDLATVKADIAETLTTSQDWWPADFGNYGPLIIRMAWHAAGTYRVTDGRGGAGTGQQRFAPLNSWPDNVGLDKARRVLWPVKKKYGRNLSWGDLMVLAGNVALETMGFDTFGYAGGRPDVWEPDDDVYWGSETTWMGTDRRYSSGGDRSLEKPLAATTMGLIYVNPEGPEGVPDPIAAAHDIRETFARMAMNDEETVALIAGGHTFGKTHGAAPDTNLEDNPEAAGIEMQGLGWKNNHGTGKGDDQITSGIEVTWTYHPTRWDNEFFHILYAYEWELMQSPAGAHQWRPKNGAGADMVPLAHSDGRREPRMLTTDLSLRFDPEYDKISSRFRDNPQEFADAFARAWFKLTHRDMGPIERYLGPEVPQEELIWQDPVPAVDHELIDAADAAALKQRILDSGLTIGELVGTTWAAASSFRGSDKRGGVNGARIRLAPQKDWEANNPAQLQKVLSALGDIQLSFNTDQAGGKKVSLADLIVLAGNAAVEKAAQDAGVEVEVPFHAGRTDASQEQTDTDSFQYLEPVADGFRNYQGVLAEMPAEYHLIDKANLLTLSAPEMTVLVGGLRVLGANWDGSSYGVFTERPGVLTNDYFVNLLDLGTTWKPLDPGSHAFEGRKEGSGEVVGRGTRVDLLFGSNSELRALAEVYASDDATEKFVRDFAAAWGKVTELDRFDLHR; encoded by the coding sequence ATGACCGAGCATGACCCGACGACCGCCGGCATCGGAGAGGACGTCACGGACATCGACCAGTCCGTCACCGTCTCGGACGCGGACGAGGCCCGCGTCGAAGAGGCCGCGACCTGCCCCGTCGTCCACAGCCTGCCGCACCCGACTGCGGGTCGCGCGAGCGACGTCTGGTGGCCGAACCAGCTGAACCTGCGCATCCTGAAGAAGAACCCGGCCGTGGGCAACCCGCTGGGCGAGGACTTCGACTACCGGGCAGCGTTCGAGGCGCTCGACCTCGCCACAGTCAAGGCCGACATCGCCGAGACCCTCACCACGTCGCAGGACTGGTGGCCGGCCGACTTCGGCAACTACGGCCCCCTCATCATCCGCATGGCGTGGCACGCCGCCGGCACATACCGTGTCACCGACGGCCGGGGCGGTGCGGGCACCGGTCAGCAGCGTTTCGCGCCGCTGAACAGCTGGCCCGACAACGTCGGCCTCGACAAGGCGCGCCGTGTGCTCTGGCCCGTCAAGAAGAAGTACGGCCGCAACCTGTCGTGGGGCGACCTGATGGTGCTCGCCGGCAACGTGGCACTCGAGACGATGGGCTTCGACACCTTCGGGTACGCCGGCGGACGACCCGACGTCTGGGAGCCGGACGACGACGTGTACTGGGGCTCGGAGACCACCTGGATGGGTACCGACCGGCGCTACTCGAGCGGCGGCGACCGCAGCCTCGAGAAGCCGCTGGCAGCCACCACGATGGGCCTCATCTACGTCAACCCCGAGGGCCCCGAAGGCGTGCCCGACCCCATCGCGGCCGCCCACGACATCCGTGAGACGTTCGCCCGCATGGCGATGAACGACGAAGAGACCGTCGCGCTCATCGCCGGGGGCCACACGTTCGGCAAGACCCACGGCGCCGCGCCCGACACGAACCTCGAGGACAACCCCGAAGCCGCCGGCATCGAGATGCAGGGCCTCGGCTGGAAGAACAACCACGGCACCGGCAAGGGCGACGACCAGATCACCTCGGGCATCGAGGTCACCTGGACGTACCACCCCACCCGCTGGGACAACGAGTTCTTCCACATCCTCTACGCGTACGAATGGGAGCTCATGCAGAGCCCCGCCGGTGCGCACCAGTGGCGTCCGAAGAACGGCGCGGGTGCCGACATGGTCCCGCTCGCCCACTCGGATGGACGGCGCGAGCCCCGCATGCTCACCACCGACCTCTCGCTGCGCTTCGACCCGGAGTACGACAAGATCTCGAGCCGGTTCCGCGACAACCCGCAGGAGTTCGCCGACGCGTTCGCCCGCGCCTGGTTCAAGCTGACCCACCGCGACATGGGACCCATCGAGCGCTATCTCGGTCCCGAGGTGCCGCAGGAGGAGCTCATCTGGCAGGACCCGGTTCCCGCCGTGGACCACGAGCTGATCGACGCGGCCGATGCCGCCGCCCTCAAGCAGCGGATCCTCGACTCCGGCCTCACGATCGGCGAGCTCGTGGGCACGACCTGGGCCGCGGCGTCGTCGTTCCGCGGCAGCGACAAGCGGGGTGGCGTCAACGGCGCCCGCATCCGCCTGGCACCCCAGAAGGACTGGGAGGCCAACAACCCCGCCCAGCTGCAGAAGGTCCTCTCCGCGCTCGGCGACATCCAACTCTCCTTCAACACGGACCAGGCCGGCGGCAAGAAGGTCTCCCTCGCCGACCTCATCGTCCTGGCCGGCAACGCGGCCGTCGAGAAGGCTGCGCAGGATGCCGGGGTCGAGGTCGAGGTGCCGTTCCACGCGGGTCGCACCGACGCGTCGCAGGAGCAGACCGACACCGACTCGTTCCAGTACCTGGAGCCGGTCGCCGACGGCTTCCGCAACTACCAGGGCGTGCTCGCCGAGATGCCTGCGGAGTACCACCTCATCGACAAGGCCAACCTCCTGACGCTCTCGGCGCCCGAGATGACGGTCCTCGTCGGCGGTCTCCGCGTGCTCGGCGCCAACTGGGACGGCTCGTCCTACGGCGTGTTCACGGAGCGCCCCGGTGTGCTCACGAACGACTATTTCGTGAACCTGCTCGACCTCGGTACGACGTGGAAGCCGCTCGACCCGGGCTCGCACGCGTTCGAAGGCCGCAAGGAGGGCTCGGGCGAGGTCGTCGGCCGCGGCACCCGCGTCGACCTGCTGTTCGGCTCGAACTCCGAGCTGCGCGCCCTCGCCGAGGTGTACGCCTCGGACGACGCCACCGAGAAGTTCGTGCGCGACTTCGCGGCAGCGTGGGGCAAGGTGACCGAACTCGACCGGTTCGACCTGCACCGCTGA
- a CDS encoding transcriptional repressor, which translates to MDAVMTPSLPATHPAAADVLRGAGLRVTESRTAVFESLAARPHASADAVFADIEQKLPRTSRQSVYNALSDFTAAGLVRRIEPAGQPMRFELRVDDNHHHLICTGCGAVEDIDCAVGHAPCLTPATTHGYAISTAEVTYWGLCPSCAAEAA; encoded by the coding sequence ATGGATGCCGTGATGACACCCTCCCTCCCCGCGACACACCCGGCGGCAGCCGACGTGCTGCGCGGCGCTGGACTGCGTGTCACCGAGTCGCGCACCGCCGTGTTCGAGTCGCTCGCCGCACGCCCGCACGCCAGTGCCGATGCGGTCTTCGCCGACATCGAGCAGAAGCTGCCGCGCACGAGCCGCCAGTCGGTCTACAACGCGCTCAGCGACTTCACGGCCGCGGGCCTGGTCCGCCGGATCGAACCCGCCGGCCAGCCGATGCGGTTCGAGCTGCGCGTCGACGACAACCACCATCACCTGATCTGCACCGGGTGCGGCGCCGTCGAGGACATCGACTGCGCCGTCGGGCACGCACCGTGCCTGACCCCCGCGACCACTCACGGCTATGCCATCTCGACTGCCGAGGTCACGTACTGGGGCCTGTGCCCGTCGTGCGCGGCCGAGGCTGCCTGA
- a CDS encoding stage II sporulation protein M, with translation MDLDALTAARQDEWARLDELGRLRRPTGPEVDELVVRYRAASADLAEIKTSAGRSQVGDHLSTLLARARLRLTGAPENVLRQVPRFFVLQLPAALYRVRWTTLAIALAFVVIGTLVATWIVRDPAVLAALGDEAGLADYADNQFTGYYSENPAAVFAGTVWTNNAWIAAQCVLFGITGIWPVMVVMQNAVSVGTAAAVLFAHGRGDVFFLYIAPHGQLELTCIFVAAAAGLHIFWAWVAPGPRTRGAALAAAGRSLATIAIGLVFVLAVAGLIEGFVTAAPWPWPIKIGIGTAALAAFIVYMVVVGGRAARRGETGDLTEYEAGTARLVAG, from the coding sequence ATGGACCTCGACGCGCTCACGGCGGCGCGGCAGGACGAATGGGCCCGGCTCGACGAGCTCGGCAGGCTGCGGAGACCCACCGGCCCCGAGGTCGATGAACTCGTGGTGCGCTACCGTGCGGCATCCGCAGATCTCGCCGAGATCAAGACCTCTGCGGGCCGCAGCCAGGTCGGCGACCACCTCTCGACCCTGCTCGCACGGGCGCGGCTGCGGCTGACCGGCGCGCCCGAGAACGTGCTGCGCCAGGTGCCGCGCTTCTTCGTGCTGCAGCTGCCCGCGGCGCTGTACCGGGTGCGCTGGACGACCCTCGCGATCGCCCTCGCGTTCGTCGTGATCGGCACGCTCGTGGCGACGTGGATCGTCCGCGATCCCGCGGTGCTGGCCGCGCTCGGCGACGAGGCGGGCCTCGCCGACTATGCCGACAACCAGTTCACCGGCTACTACAGCGAGAACCCGGCAGCCGTGTTCGCGGGCACGGTCTGGACGAACAACGCCTGGATCGCCGCACAGTGCGTGCTGTTCGGCATCACCGGCATCTGGCCGGTCATGGTCGTCATGCAGAACGCGGTCTCGGTCGGCACCGCGGCGGCGGTCCTGTTCGCACACGGCCGCGGCGACGTCTTCTTCCTCTACATCGCCCCGCACGGTCAGCTCGAGTTGACCTGCATCTTCGTGGCCGCGGCGGCCGGACTCCACATCTTCTGGGCGTGGGTGGCGCCGGGCCCGCGCACCCGCGGCGCTGCGCTCGCCGCCGCCGGCCGGTCTCTGGCCACGATCGCGATCGGCCTCGTCTTCGTTCTGGCGGTCGCCGGTCTCATCGAGGGCTTCGTGACCGCCGCACCCTGGCCGTGGCCCATCAAGATCGGCATCGGCACGGCGGCGCTCGCCGCGTTCATCGTCTACATGGTCGTCGTCGGCGGCCGCGCCGCGCGCCGCGGCGAGACGGGCGATCTCACCGAGTATGAGGCCGGCACGGCGCGTCTGGTCGCGGGCTGA
- a CDS encoding RDD family protein, with protein sequence MSAAGTALQIHQDEVLTGEAVALDVQPVGYFLSALGALIDMVSGLLLLTAFWLAVGWVTGFDLLALSPALTIASLVVVIVVLPTAIETLSRGRSLGRLVVGSRIVRADGGAAGFRHAFIRALTGVLELWFTLGAVAGVVGAFTPRSQRLGDLLAGTYAERTRAPRLPAPVGAVPVALAEWAVVADVARLPDRVARRAAQFVRGADDLDPGSRVRIAAEIAADVRPYVAPVPAADPETFLRAVVAVRRDREYASITLENERAARLTAGVDAAPRGFPQR encoded by the coding sequence ATGTCCGCCGCCGGTACTGCCTTGCAGATCCACCAGGATGAGGTGCTCACGGGCGAGGCCGTCGCCCTCGACGTGCAGCCGGTCGGCTACTTCCTCAGCGCCTTGGGCGCATTGATCGACATGGTCTCCGGGCTCCTGCTGCTGACCGCGTTCTGGCTCGCGGTGGGATGGGTCACCGGCTTCGATCTGCTGGCCCTGTCGCCCGCGCTCACGATCGCGTCGCTGGTCGTGGTGATCGTGGTGCTGCCGACCGCGATCGAGACGCTGAGCCGCGGCCGCAGCCTCGGGCGGCTGGTCGTGGGCTCGCGCATCGTGCGGGCCGACGGCGGCGCGGCGGGGTTCCGGCACGCGTTCATCCGCGCTCTGACCGGAGTGCTGGAGCTGTGGTTCACGCTCGGCGCGGTCGCGGGCGTCGTCGGAGCGTTCACGCCGCGCTCGCAGCGCCTGGGCGATCTGCTGGCCGGCACCTACGCCGAGCGCACACGTGCGCCGCGGCTGCCGGCGCCGGTCGGCGCCGTGCCGGTGGCGCTGGCGGAGTGGGCCGTGGTGGCGGACGTGGCACGCCTGCCCGACCGCGTCGCACGGCGTGCCGCGCAGTTCGTTCGCGGCGCCGATGACCTGGACCCGGGGTCGCGCGTGCGCATCGCGGCCGAGATCGCCGCCGACGTGCGGCCCTACGTCGCGCCCGTGCCGGCCGCGGACCCCGAGACCTTCCTCCGCGCCGTCGTCGCCGTGCGCCGCGACCGCGAATACGCGTCGATCACGCTGGAGAACGAGCGGGCCGCGCGGCTGACTGCCGGTGTCGATGCCGCGCCGCGCGGCTTCCCGCAGCGCTGA
- the ahcY gene encoding adenosylhomocysteinase → MPTAATIADFAVADLALAEAGRHQIRLAENEMPGLMALREEFGPSQPLAGARIAGSLHMTVQTAVLIETLVALGAQVRWASCNIFSTQDEAAAAIAVGPTGTVDAPAGVPVFAHKGETLEEYWAFADRIFDWSAEGFDGPNLILDDGGDATLLVHKGVEFEKAGAVPDATDGDVAEYRVILDTLRASLARDPQRFTRMASGILGVTEETTTGVHRLYELHAAGGLLFPGINVNDSVTKSKFDNKYGIRHSLPDGINRATDVLMGGKVAYIVGYGDVGKGAAEALRGQGARVIVGEIDPICALQAAMDGYQVARLESVAGHVDILITGTGNTRVVTPENLLALKHLAIVGNVGHFDDEIDLAGLEALPGVEKVEIKPQVHEWRLPNGRSVLVLSEGRLLNLGNATGHPSFVMSASFTNQVLAQLELWQRIDQYPVGVYTLPKVLDEKVARLHLASLGVELTELTAEQAAYIGVPVEGPYKLDHYRY, encoded by the coding sequence ATGCCCACCGCTGCCACCATTGCCGATTTCGCCGTCGCCGACCTCGCGCTCGCCGAGGCCGGCCGCCACCAGATCCGCCTCGCCGAGAACGAGATGCCCGGTCTCATGGCGCTCCGCGAGGAGTTCGGGCCCTCGCAGCCCCTCGCAGGAGCGCGCATCGCCGGCTCGCTGCACATGACCGTGCAGACCGCCGTGCTGATCGAGACCCTCGTCGCCCTCGGCGCCCAGGTGCGATGGGCAAGCTGCAACATCTTCTCCACGCAGGATGAGGCGGCCGCGGCGATCGCCGTCGGGCCCACCGGCACCGTTGACGCCCCGGCCGGCGTGCCGGTGTTCGCTCACAAGGGCGAGACGCTGGAGGAGTACTGGGCCTTCGCCGACCGCATCTTCGACTGGTCGGCCGAAGGCTTCGACGGCCCGAACCTCATCCTGGACGACGGCGGCGACGCCACCCTGCTCGTGCACAAGGGCGTCGAGTTCGAGAAAGCCGGGGCCGTTCCCGACGCCACGGACGGCGACGTGGCCGAGTACCGTGTCATCCTCGACACACTGCGCGCCTCGCTCGCCCGCGACCCCCAGCGGTTCACACGCATGGCATCCGGAATCCTCGGTGTCACCGAGGAGACCACTACCGGCGTGCACCGCCTCTACGAGCTGCACGCCGCCGGTGGCCTTCTCTTCCCGGGCATCAACGTCAACGACTCGGTGACGAAGTCGAAGTTCGACAACAAGTACGGAATCCGCCACTCGCTGCCCGACGGCATCAACCGCGCCACCGATGTGCTGATGGGCGGCAAGGTCGCCTACATCGTCGGGTACGGCGACGTGGGCAAGGGCGCCGCCGAGGCGCTGCGCGGCCAGGGTGCCCGCGTCATCGTCGGCGAGATCGACCCCATCTGCGCCCTGCAGGCCGCGATGGACGGCTACCAGGTCGCCAGGCTCGAGTCGGTGGCAGGCCACGTCGACATCCTCATCACCGGAACCGGCAACACCCGCGTCGTGACGCCCGAGAACCTGCTCGCCCTCAAGCACCTCGCGATCGTCGGCAACGTCGGGCACTTCGACGACGAGATCGACCTCGCCGGCCTCGAAGCACTGCCGGGTGTGGAGAAGGTCGAGATCAAGCCGCAGGTGCACGAGTGGCGGCTGCCGAACGGGCGCAGCGTGCTGGTGCTCAGCGAGGGCCGCCTGCTGAACCTCGGCAATGCGACCGGTCACCCGTCGTTCGTGATGAGCGCGTCGTTCACCAACCAGGTGCTCGCCCAGCTCGAGCTGTGGCAGCGCATCGACCAGTACCCGGTCGGGGTCTACACGCTGCCCAAGGTCCTCGACGAGAAGGTCGCGCGGCTGCACCTGGCCTCACTCGGCGTCGAGTTGACCGAGCTGACCGCCGAGCAGGCCGCGTACATCGGGGTGCCTGTGGAGGGCCCCTACAAGCTCGATCACTACCGGTACTGA
- a CDS encoding DUF3499 family protein, producing the protein MRERLCSKVGCAREAVTTLTYDYGDQMAAVGPLGGGDDPHAHDLCAIHTDRMSVPKGWVVVRHETLRV; encoded by the coding sequence ATGCGCGAGAGACTGTGTTCCAAGGTGGGCTGCGCCCGCGAAGCCGTGACGACGCTCACATACGATTACGGCGACCAGATGGCTGCTGTCGGCCCGCTCGGCGGTGGTGACGACCCGCACGCGCATGACCTGTGCGCCATCCACACCGACCGGATGTCGGTGCCCAAGGGATGGGTCGTCGTCCGGCACGAGACCCTCCGGGTCTAG
- a CDS encoding metallopeptidase family protein produces MMRRRSRTAPERGRPARHGRHGREGRSPVIRPPLPPLESRMDRFDLAVATSADFLRSAWEELREVRFEVGAMPPASDDEGIPRWTVLTDQKRIILYRLPIERLSHLHRNDDLHRRMMIESCVFRAAAEYLGRDPWDLGPERFRYF; encoded by the coding sequence ATGATGAGGCGGCGTTCACGCACGGCTCCGGAGCGCGGCCGTCCGGCCCGTCACGGCAGGCACGGGCGCGAGGGCCGCAGCCCGGTGATCCGGCCGCCGCTGCCGCCCCTGGAGAGCCGGATGGATCGGTTCGACCTCGCCGTGGCGACATCCGCCGACTTCCTGCGCAGCGCGTGGGAAGAGCTGCGGGAAGTGCGCTTCGAGGTGGGCGCGATGCCCCCGGCATCCGACGATGAGGGGATCCCCCGCTGGACGGTGCTGACCGACCAGAAGCGGATCATCCTGTACCGCCTGCCGATCGAGCGGCTCAGTCACCTGCACCGCAATGACGACCTGCACCGCCGGATGATGATCGAGAGCTGCGTCTTCCGCGCGGCCGCCGAGTACCTCGGTCGCGATCCGTGGGATCTCGGCCCCGAGCGCTTCCGCTACTTCTGA
- a CDS encoding DsbA family protein — protein MRITPKPATLLASAVIAGALALSGCTAAADAPASTPEISTPGSAAPANVEGFGIAAGTGPVEVALWTDLSCPYCALLEADTGELLAAWVDSGDITLTIHPLNFVSAKRGDDTDWSTRAANALAAAADAGHTDAVPALYALLQQNQVSDAGAPTDEEILALAAQAGVTGDISDAVTSQRFSGWVTASNDHWLGSTIEGTEQVVQGVPILVVDGAVFEIQETNAARLRAAVEAALAG, from the coding sequence ATGCGCATCACACCGAAGCCCGCCACCCTCCTCGCATCGGCTGTCATCGCCGGTGCACTCGCCCTCAGCGGCTGCACGGCCGCGGCTGACGCTCCGGCATCCACCCCCGAGATCTCCACGCCGGGCTCGGCGGCTCCCGCGAACGTCGAGGGCTTCGGCATCGCGGCCGGCACCGGGCCGGTCGAGGTGGCGCTGTGGACCGACCTGTCGTGCCCGTACTGCGCCCTGCTCGAGGCCGACACCGGCGAGCTGCTGGCGGCCTGGGTCGACAGCGGCGACATCACGCTGACGATCCACCCGCTGAACTTCGTGAGCGCGAAGCGCGGCGACGACACCGACTGGTCGACGCGGGCCGCCAACGCGCTCGCCGCGGCAGCCGATGCCGGCCACACCGACGCGGTCCCGGCGCTGTACGCGCTTCTCCAGCAGAATCAGGTGTCGGATGCCGGAGCACCGACCGACGAGGAGATCCTCGCGCTCGCCGCGCAGGCGGGCGTCACGGGCGACATCTCCGACGCCGTCACGTCGCAGCGCTTCAGCGGATGGGTCACCGCGTCGAACGACCACTGGCTCGGCTCGACGATCGAGGGCACCGAGCAGGTCGTGCAGGGCGTCCCGATCCTCGTCGTAGACGGCGCGGTGTTCGAGATCCAGGAGACCAACGCCGCCCGCCTGCGGGCCGCGGTCGAGGCGGCACTCGCCGGCTGA
- a CDS encoding Sir2 family NAD-dependent protein deacetylase has product MSPRIVVVTGAGISAESGLATFRDADGLWNEHRVEDVASPEGFERDPDLVHAFYDRRRREAASARPNAAHIALAELERQLPATDGRDGVVIVTQNVDDLHERAGSRHVIHMHGELASALCAACDQRHEWHEGLAGRPPCPACGVRALRPDVVWFGEPIYRFEEIELAVSTCESLVVIGTSGTVWPAAGLARLARERGARTMLVNLDAYDDHADFDEVRLGHATVAVPQLVRELLDADAAGPLAT; this is encoded by the coding sequence GTGTCACCACGCATCGTCGTCGTCACCGGCGCCGGGATCTCCGCCGAGTCGGGCCTGGCGACGTTCCGTGACGCGGATGGGCTGTGGAACGAGCATCGCGTGGAGGATGTCGCCTCACCGGAGGGCTTCGAGCGCGATCCGGACCTCGTGCACGCGTTCTACGACCGGCGCCGCCGCGAAGCGGCATCCGCCCGCCCAAACGCCGCTCACATCGCCCTCGCCGAGCTCGAGCGGCAGCTGCCGGCCACCGACGGTCGCGACGGCGTCGTGATCGTGACGCAGAACGTGGATGACCTGCATGAGCGCGCGGGCTCGCGCCACGTGATCCACATGCACGGCGAGCTGGCCTCGGCACTGTGCGCCGCGTGCGACCAGCGGCACGAGTGGCATGAGGGCCTCGCCGGCCGGCCGCCGTGTCCGGCATGCGGCGTGCGTGCGCTGCGCCCCGACGTGGTGTGGTTCGGCGAGCCCATCTACCGGTTCGAAGAGATCGAACTCGCGGTCAGCACGTGCGAGTCACTGGTGGTGATCGGCACGTCGGGCACCGTCTGGCCCGCGGCGGGCCTGGCCCGACTCGCGCGCGAGCGCGGTGCGCGCACGATGCTCGTGAATCTGGATGCCTACGACGACCACGCCGACTTCGACGAGGTCCGGCTCGGACATGCCACCGTGGCGGTCCCGCAGCTGGTGCGCGAGCTGCTCGATGCCGATGCCGCGGGGCCCCTCGCGACGTAA
- a CDS encoding DUF2200 domain-containing protein — MHRLFTMSFATIYPLYVQKVERKGHTREELNEVLEWLTGFDEAALERHIAAGTTVQELFEDAQLNPNASLITGVICGIRVEEIEDPLMQKIRYMDKLVDELARGKKMTSILRAA, encoded by the coding sequence ATGCACCGGCTGTTCACGATGAGCTTCGCCACGATCTACCCCCTCTACGTCCAGAAGGTGGAGAGGAAAGGGCACACGCGGGAGGAGCTGAACGAGGTCCTCGAGTGGCTGACCGGCTTCGACGAGGCCGCGCTGGAGCGTCACATCGCCGCGGGAACGACGGTGCAGGAACTCTTCGAAGACGCGCAGCTGAACCCGAACGCGTCCCTGATCACCGGTGTGATCTGCGGCATCCGCGTCGAGGAGATCGAGGATCCGCTGATGCAGAAGATCCGCTACATGGACAAGCTCGTCGACGAACTCGCCCGCGGCAAGAAGATGACCTCGATCCTGCGCGCTGCCTGA
- a CDS encoding HNH endonuclease: protein MALSQTRRARLSRKRARRVAAADNDLTPDEWESLVEAWGACAYCGAAEGPFQKDCVQPISRGGRYTFENVVPVCRSCNASKSNDEVTSWLRRKRLDERAFLLRHVEILAAWRA from the coding sequence GTGGCACTGAGTCAGACCCGGCGTGCACGCCTGTCGCGCAAGCGCGCGCGACGCGTGGCGGCGGCCGACAACGACCTGACGCCCGACGAGTGGGAGTCGCTGGTCGAGGCGTGGGGCGCGTGCGCCTACTGCGGTGCGGCCGAGGGGCCGTTCCAGAAGGACTGCGTGCAGCCGATCTCGCGCGGCGGGCGCTACACGTTCGAGAACGTGGTGCCCGTCTGCCGCTCGTGCAATGCGAGCAAGAGCAATGACGAAGTCACTTCGTGGCTGCGGCGCAAGCGGCTGGACGAGCGCGCATTCCTGTTGCGGCATGTGGAGATCCTCGCCGCGTGGCGGGCGTGA
- a CDS encoding lipoyl protein ligase domain-containing protein, translating to MAGVIRMPEHEPPDPFGHIASTMDRLRGAGVETRVLRIARPRPAMAFGRRDERMPGFARAAAAALQAGFTPAVRPVGGTFAPMHEGSLVVDEFGWSDRVEWPNERFDRHAALLAEVFLSYGIDARVGEVTGEYCPGAHSVNRAGVVKLSGTAQRVARGAWVVSSVVQVGPVDALLEATRQVAAELGRPVDIHTIGSLSDTVPGIDIRDVADRIAQRFAEDGVEDVSLLL from the coding sequence GTGGCGGGCGTGATCCGGATGCCGGAACACGAACCTCCCGACCCGTTCGGCCACATCGCGTCGACGATGGATCGTCTGCGCGGCGCCGGCGTCGAGACCCGTGTCCTGCGCATCGCCCGGCCCCGCCCCGCCATGGCGTTCGGCCGACGCGACGAGCGGATGCCGGGATTCGCCCGTGCCGCCGCGGCCGCCCTCCAGGCGGGGTTCACCCCGGCGGTGCGCCCGGTCGGCGGCACCTTCGCGCCGATGCATGAGGGCAGTCTGGTGGTCGACGAGTTCGGCTGGTCGGACCGTGTCGAATGGCCGAACGAGCGGTTCGACCGTCACGCCGCGCTGCTGGCAGAGGTGTTCCTCTCGTACGGCATCGACGCCCGCGTGGGCGAGGTCACCGGCGAGTACTGCCCCGGCGCGCACAGCGTCAATCGGGCCGGTGTGGTCAAGCTGAGCGGCACCGCTCAGCGCGTGGCGCGTGGTGCCTGGGTCGTCAGTTCCGTCGTCCAGGTCGGCCCGGTCGATGCACTGCTCGAAGCCACGAGACAGGTGGCGGCCGAACTGGGCAGACCGGTCGACATCCACACCATCGGGTCGCTGTCCGACACCGTGCCCGGCATCGACATCCGCGATGTCGCCGATCGCATCGCGCAGCGCTTCGCCGAGGACGGCGTCGAGGACGTCTCGCTTCTGCTGTGA